Proteins co-encoded in one Opitutus terrae PB90-1 genomic window:
- the dxr gene encoding 1-deoxy-D-xylulose-5-phosphate reductoisomerase, which produces MGGTPMPRGTGAPPVGLQESAMRLRSNRPFNPALAAAAPFPAYSPAFVAAPSSNPRKRIVLLGATGSIGENTLRVLAAHPDKLQLVGVAARANHPRLAQIARDFQVPHVGIFDEAAFAAAKAADGFPAGTQLHRGPAGLVELARLAEADLVLVAVVGTTGLEPALAAVAAGKDLALASKEILVLAGKFVMAAARKQGVKLLPVDSEHNAVFQCLEGHPQAGVRRIILTASGGAFRDWPAERLAHVAPADALKHPNWAMGPKITVDSATLANKGLELIEAQWLFSLRPDQCTAVLHPQSIVHCLVEFNDGALLAQLCPPSMTFPIQHALLYPARVPGVDSTLDFTKLLGLEFRPVDELRFPCLRLARQTMVAGGVAPAVFNAANEIAVAAFLAEKIPFLAIPSVIDETLQRIDNFEPDSVSAVLAADADARRFATAALKHFPR; this is translated from the coding sequence ATGGGCGGGACGCCCATGCCACGTGGCACGGGCGCCCCCCCCGTGGGTTTGCAGGAAAGTGCGATGCGACTCCGCTCCAATCGCCCCTTCAACCCCGCGCTTGCCGCCGCTGCGCCGTTTCCCGCATACTCGCCAGCTTTCGTGGCTGCACCGTCCTCCAACCCTCGCAAACGCATCGTCCTGCTCGGTGCGACCGGTTCCATCGGCGAGAACACCTTGCGCGTCCTCGCGGCACATCCGGACAAGCTGCAGCTCGTAGGCGTCGCCGCGCGCGCCAATCACCCCCGGCTCGCCCAGATCGCCCGCGATTTCCAGGTGCCGCACGTGGGCATTTTCGACGAAGCGGCGTTCGCCGCCGCCAAAGCGGCAGACGGTTTCCCCGCCGGCACGCAACTGCACCGCGGTCCCGCCGGACTCGTGGAACTCGCCCGACTCGCCGAAGCCGATCTCGTCCTCGTGGCCGTCGTCGGCACCACCGGGCTCGAACCCGCTCTCGCCGCCGTGGCCGCGGGCAAGGATCTCGCGCTCGCGTCGAAGGAAATCCTCGTGCTTGCGGGCAAGTTCGTCATGGCGGCCGCGCGCAAGCAGGGGGTGAAGCTCCTGCCCGTCGACAGCGAGCACAACGCCGTTTTCCAGTGCCTCGAGGGTCACCCGCAGGCCGGCGTGCGCCGGATCATCCTGACGGCCAGCGGCGGCGCGTTCCGCGACTGGCCGGCCGAGCGGCTCGCGCACGTGGCACCCGCCGATGCGTTGAAACATCCGAACTGGGCGATGGGTCCGAAGATCACCGTCGACTCCGCCACGCTCGCGAACAAGGGCCTCGAACTCATCGAGGCGCAGTGGCTGTTCTCGCTGCGGCCGGACCAGTGCACGGCCGTACTGCACCCGCAAAGCATCGTGCACTGCCTGGTCGAGTTCAACGATGGCGCCCTGCTCGCCCAGCTCTGCCCGCCGTCGATGACGTTTCCGATCCAGCACGCGCTGCTGTACCCCGCGCGGGTGCCGGGCGTGGACTCGACGCTGGATTTCACCAAGCTGCTCGGACTCGAGTTCCGACCGGTCGACGAGCTCCGCTTCCCTTGCCTGCGACTCGCCCGCCAGACGATGGTCGCCGGCGGCGTCGCGCCCGCGGTCTTCAACGCCGCGAACGAGATCGCCGTCGCTGCGTTCCTCGCGGAAAAGATTCCGTTCCTTGCGATTCCATCGGTGATCGATGAAACTCTGCAACGCATCGACAACTTCGAACCCGACTCCGTTTCCGCCGTCCTGGCCGCGGACGCCGACGCCCGGCGCTTCGCGACCGCCGCCCTCAAGCATTTTCCCCGCTAG